A single window of Gossypium arboreum isolate Shixiya-1 chromosome 13, ASM2569848v2, whole genome shotgun sequence DNA harbors:
- the LOC108461583 gene encoding ADP-ribosylation factor-like protein 8a gives MGLWEAFLNWLRSLFFKQEMELSLIGLQNAGKTSLVNVIATGGYSEDMIPTVGFNMRKVTKGNVTIKLWDLGGQPRFRSMWERYCRAVSAIVYVVDAADNDNLSVSRRELHDLLSKSSLNGIPVLVLGNKIDKPEALSKEDLTEQMGLKSITDREVCCYMISCKNSTNIDAVIDWLVKHSKSKN, from the exons TCTGTTCTTCAAGCAAGAAATGGAATTATCCTTAATAGGCCTCCAGAATGCTGGAAAAACATCCCTAGTTAATGTCATTGCC ACTGGTGGATATAGTGAAGATATGATACCAACG GTAGGATTTAATATGAGGAAGGTAACTAAAGGAAATGTCACGATAAAGTTGTGGGATCTTGGTGGTCAACCAAGGTTTCGGAGCATGTGGGAGAGATACTGCCGTGCTGTTTCAGCTATTGT TTATGTTGTGGATGCTGCCGATAACGATAACCTATCTGTCTCGAGAAGAGAACTCCATGACCTGTTAAGTAAATCCTCACTGAATGGTATTCCCGTGCTGGTACTCGGAAACAAGATTGACAAACCAGAAGCCTTATCTAAAGAGGATTTGACAGAGCAAAT GGGGCTCAAATCCATTACTGACAGAGAAGTGTGTTGCTATATGATTTCATGCAAGAATTCCACCAACATTGATGCAGTCATTGATTGGCTTGTGAAGCATTCAAAATCAAAGAATTGA